In Alosa alosa isolate M-15738 ecotype Scorff River chromosome 10, AALO_Geno_1.1, whole genome shotgun sequence, the genomic stretch GGCGCCGCAGGTGCTTGTCATAAATCCCTGACATGGCAGGGAACCGAGGGCCGAATCTGAGGGTAAAAAGAGACAGTTATGGTTGCTGATGAAGTCAACTATTTTTCTTATAGTGCAGCTTACAACATTAAATTCATAGCTATTCATGGCTTGATTGATGAACAGATATTCTGCTGAATGGGGCATCACTTTgggagaaagtggaatagagcattatgtccaatattccaatatgtggtttaatgttctgcatttctcattagtgggtcactttgacactgaaagtatgattctatgtaatgactctgtactgtccctgtgtatatctgtgtgtgactatgtatttagagataagcgggaatattattATGTGCAGGTTTTTACTGCATGGTTgtgtcagtagctatctgctccggattgccaggttgccactaataagagtctgattcagtgtagttcATGTGaaatgggatgaccaacgccatctcccgtcagcctggaaggatacttaaaccctaactatttccttgtctagttagagcagctgatgtaTCTTTaagtgaagtcatgctgtctctcccttgatgcgcatcattataaataaaactctgttcctgatttttcatactattggtctgactgggtctctactGTATTCAgctgtggtatcaaaattaccatcaactTTAAAGAGTCCATCCTTAAGTGATACCACAATCACAAAGTTCCACCCACAAACATGAGGGGAATGTGGAGGGAGGATACTGCTATACTGCTGGCCCAAATTCAGTGCAAATGAATGACAGGTGCTAACAGCATTGCTCTGTCAATGTCAGGTGCTCTGAGAATTTGTAGGCTACGTTATGACCTGTGCAATCACATGATTTCTCTTGCTTTGGTATCTCTGATGTATTGCCTGGTGGCCTCCTCAGGACGCCACATGAAAGCAATAGTTTACAGTCAGCCGTTTCATAGTGTCGGCCATGACTGACCTCGCCAATAGCCAGTGGGAGTAGAAGAGATGCATTTAGTCAGCTCAGTGAGCAATGCCCATCAAATGGCTCAAGTCACCGTGGAGTCTGCAGGCACTTAGACATGTTTGTCCCACTCATTTCCCACAGTGGAACATGGAAACTCACTTCTCCTCGTTGGGTCCGTTAAGAGGGTTCAGCCCAGCCAAACCCGGGAAATTGATGTGGTCCTTGATGACCATGATGTCGCCACAGTGGTAGGTGTCATTCAGCGAGCCAGCCGCATTCGTGACAATCACAGTCTCCACGCCCAGGAGCTTGAACACCCTGATAGGAAAGGTCACctgcaagagagaaagatagacggAAAAAAACTGTGTTCAGTTAAGTGCTTGTGTAATGGTTTCATTAGTAAGTGGAAGTGGTCCTGGTGCATCCGGCCTCACTAAGCTCACTACTGTATGTACGAGGGGACGCCTTAATGTCAACCTGGCCTACGTAACATAATTCTCACAGACACAATGGCAGCATTGAAGAGAGAGGCACTGCTGCGCAGCATGTGACGgtaggcagcagcagcagcacagaggcATGTGATCTAGCATCACTGAGGACCCAGGAGCCTGGGCATTGCCTTGCACGCACATGCTTACCCACTTACCTTCTCACATTCCTCACCAATGTGGGCAAATCTCCATCAGCCTCGTCAGCGGTTACACTGAACAGGCACGCCATACTCAGCATCATCACAACTATTCAATTAAAACAACCTTACACAAATGCATGAGATGCTGAACCACTGCTTTGAAGGTAGCATTGGGTATGTGTATGGCTACATTGGAAAGATGATCATTGATAGGAATCGAAAAGTGATTAATCGTGAATAGTTTGAGATGCGCGTCTTTGCACCACTTGATGTGGTGATTTCCTTATCAATTTATTGAAACATGGAAATGTGATTTAGGCAAATGATAGCAACACAGACTTTAATAGGATTATTCATTTGTGGCTAAAGAAGTTAAAGTGCAGTGTGAAGGAAAAGAGGAGTTTTAGAATCTCTCTACTCACCTTGCACAGCGAGTGTCCTTCATACATGTGGAATCggccctgcatacacacacacgtcttcccTTTGAGCTCCCCAAACACCAGTCTGCCAGCATGTCCCTGCACTGAGGAGGTGATGACACACATGTCACTGGGATAGTcatgcataaacacataaagacacacacacacacacacacacacacacacacacacacacacacacacacacacacacacacacacacacacacacacacacacacacaccttttactCAATCACAGTGCAGTGCCTTTGAAGACTTGATAAAATTTGCGGTCAGCTTTTTTTGAGCGCGAGATTTTACTTTATATTTCCACATAGCTTGATTGTGATGTACAGCATGCCAGCCAgtcccctctcctgctctccccaTCCCTAAACCATGTGAACATGATCTCCACTTTCTATGTTATAAAGTGAGTCTATATCTGCTCAGCCTCcagcatctgtctgtctgtctgtctgtctgtttggacATACCCCAGTCTCACCTGTACTCTGTGGAAAACCTGGGATGTCTGCATACTTGAAAGAGTCCTGGCACTTGAGGGCGTCTGCCAGCAAGCCCAGCCCTGAGCCGCAGATGATGGCCACTTTAGGCCGGTGCTGCGTCTGGGAGAGCAGCCAGTCGGCTGTCTGCTGGTAGTCTTCATAACTGAGGTGAGCGGAAGGAGgaaaggatggagagaaagacagagagagagagagaaagagaaagaggatgtttaaaacagagagtgagagagtaaaaAATTAGGAGAAGCCAGTGCCCCCATGAGGTAGAGATAATAGAGGTGTCGGTAGAAAGGTagaaaccaaagattctagagcggagctctaTTCTAGAATCTTCGGCAGAAACAGTAAAAAACAAGATGGAGAAACAATGTGCCTGATCGCAAGAGACCCAGTGGGTCTGACAGTCAGATTTAGTCTCAGTGATGGCAATAAAAACAAACAGTGTCTGGCACAGAAAATCAGTAATTCAAGCAGGAGACTTTCTCCAAGGCAGTGAATACCAGCATTTACAGAGCAGGCATTCCTCTGGAGATTGTGGTATGCCTGAAGGGGGCAAAAGGCTCTGTGTGTTAAATAATGCTCTACAGTGGTCAATTTGGGTCACTACGTCAGAGATTGTTTGAAAGCATCCGCGTAAAGTCAGGGAGCTGCATTGTTTGACTCACTTGCGTGAGTgccatgcacagacacatgagATCTCGCAGGATGCAATGAATGTGGAAAGGAATTAATCTACTCTCATGAATGATCATGCTGCATTATAGTAAATATGTAAATAGGTCATAAGGAGGATTTAAAACCATTGCACATTTTTGTCCATTGTAAGATTCCAAGTTAAAGTCCGCTGCAAGTACATAATTGTTTCAGTTCTTTGTAAGCACACAAAGTTAAAGACTTTTGATGACAGATTTACTTGGCAACTCTTAAAAACCCTCTTGTTAGGATTACAGATTACAATGTTCTCTTTGCCTAATACATTATTACATGCAACCACTTGTACTCAACACAGAATCCTTCATCAGTGAACATCTTCAACATGCTATATTTTCCTGAACTGTCATTGTAAAACAGGAAGACTGCATGTATATATTGCTTGTCCCACTATAACAGAAGCGAGTAAAACTTACCAAATCTGATCTTTACTATGCATGTTTCACTTCTGAGGGTTCTTTGATCCTGACCAAAAGTTGTTTAGCCAAAAGTTGTGGATGCTGAGGGATCCAAACAGCTGGATGGATGGGGAAAAATCACTTGACGGAGTAGTGAATGAGCACTTACTCTCCAGTTTAGATATATACCCAGTGGGCTGGACCAAAAGCGCCAAACAAGGCGGCTGAGTGGCTACTACTGTGTGTTATTACTGGCCACAACCAATGGCATCCCTTTATGACCAAAGGTGTGTCAAAAGTTTAAGTAGCTGATTGGATTTGAGGTCCAATTTAGTACATAGTGAGTGACAGTGAGACATTTCTGGAAATATGCAACATGTCAGGCTTGGTTAATGAGTTTATGCTAAAATCAGTTACGTAATatattctgcataatttcaGAGAAAATCTTTAGCTGAGTGCAGTTGATCAAATacaatttcatgtttttttcaagAGCATACTGTAAGAGATTTTCCAAGCCTTGACATTTTTATTGGTTCAAATATAGCTTACTCTAATATTTTCTCAGTCTTCCCCAAACTGATAATCTCACTCTTAATTTCACTCTTTGCTTTATAGGTGCTTTGGAGGTTAGGAGCAAACTTTAAGATGCTTAAAACCTAATCTTTTAGtgtaaagtcaagtcaagtcaagtcagtttagtatagcacatttcatatggCATACATAGACACAATGTGCTATGAGTGttgaattttaatattaatttatcACAAGAGGATTTTTTGAAAGATGTCAGCATGTGTAAAACCAAACAACAATGCATAAATATCACATgaccatacaacaaatatttttATACTGAAGCAATATATAAATAGTCTCAAGCACCTATTGTTAGTCATATTTACGGTATGATTGTTATTATGCTACTATATTTAACACTTCATAGTAAACTTGCACTGATCAATTCTGAAATCTAAAATTAGTCATCTACACATTCCGAATTCAGTCATGAGAGAAGTCTGGTGAGTTCCCCTGGCCCTTGGGGGTGTGGCAATCAGAACATCCAGTTTGGTCCGTGAGGTCTTCAATTGATGCATTTGCTAGGTCCAGCAGAGTTCTGACACAGGACTACAGGGCATGTGAGGCACATTACTACACACAAGGCCCAAATCCAAACCATGGGACTGATCAAATTGAATTTGGGTACCTCACAAGGTTGGTCAGATTACAACCAGATTTGCAGGACATTTTGGCCACAGACACCGAGGCGAAACGTGTCAGACAGCTAAGACCTTGCAT encodes the following:
- the pnp4a gene encoding purine nucleoside phosphorylase 4a isoform X1, translated to MKRIYSKTDTKLAFLLLDYYEDYQQTADWLLSQTQHRPKVAIICGSGLGLLADALKCQDSFKYADIPGFPQSTVQGHAGRLVFGELKGKTCVCMQGRFHMYEGHSLCKVTFPIRVFKLLGVETVIVTNAAGSLNDTYHCGDIMVIKDHINFPGLAGLNPLNGPNEEKFGPRFPAMSGIYDKHLRRLAFDICKSMGYAQFVQEGVYCMVGGPNFESIAEARLLHKLGVDAVGMSTAPEVLVAGHCGMRVFGLSLITNKVVKCYDDTEAVNHESVLEVGKMRSETLQTLVTELVGRMDINNNTA
- the pnp4a gene encoding purine nucleoside phosphorylase 4a isoform X2; protein product: MHSKDQICYEDYQQTADWLLSQTQHRPKVAIICGSGLGLLADALKCQDSFKYADIPGFPQSTVQGHAGRLVFGELKGKTCVCMQGRFHMYEGHSLCKVTFPIRVFKLLGVETVIVTNAAGSLNDTYHCGDIMVIKDHINFPGLAGLNPLNGPNEEKFGPRFPAMSGIYDKHLRRLAFDICKSMGYAQFVQEGVYCMVGGPNFESIAEARLLHKLGVDAVGMSTAPEVLVAGHCGMRVFGLSLITNKVVKCYDDTEAVNHESVLEVGKMRSETLQTLVTELVGRMDINNNTA